A portion of the Salmo trutta chromosome 1, fSalTru1.1, whole genome shotgun sequence genome contains these proteins:
- the LOC115205054 gene encoding ankyrin repeat domain-containing protein 40, translating to MSTTSLDKELQERLREASAIGDIDEVRILVESGVNVNSQNEINGWTCLHWACKRNHKPVVSYLLNSGADQEILTAKDELAVQLTSKPEIRRLLGVEEEEVPEIKEPELPIIPNYLSNPPFMYSKMDNKAELILAQLTQNGNGDHSSDDPHSDSASLSPTREQQLPQQPQSLLSDTPSPREGAFIPLAQQNGVSPSPTSSLTINGGLPMDLSMEPHLVSHGEYPHSVAHNGPVCSPPLPSPSTTSSSSQAQLANANPSMTRQQSLPQQLNCGQGAGGNMPAFQPFFFTSTFPVNVQELVLKVRIQNPNARENDFIEVELDRQELTYRSLLRVCCRELDISAEHVEKIRKLPNTMLRKDKDVARLQDFQELEVVLEKAEGLALLSGAGGLTDRPCYNMKASRLTY from the exons ATGTCAACGACATCGTTGGATAAGGAATTGCAAGAGCGCTTGAGAGAGGCGTCTGCGATTGGAGACATCGACGAGGTGCGGATTTTAGTGGAAAGCGGAGTAAATGTCAACTCTCAAAACGAAATAAACGGATG GACATGCTTGCATTGGGCATGCAAGAGAAACCACAAACCGGTTGTGTCGTACCTGCTGAACTCTGGCGCTGACCAAGAGATCCTCACAGCTAAAGATGAGCTGGCTGTCCAGCTGACCTCTAAGCCTGAAATCAGAAGACTGTTAGGAG TTGAGGAGGAGGAAGTGCCTGAAATCAAGGAGCCTGAGTTGCCAATCATCCCAAACTACCTGTCCAACCCGCCATTCATGTACAGTAAGATGGACAACAAGGCTGAGCTCATATTGGCACAGTTGACCCAAAATGGCAATGGAGACCACTCATCAGATGACCCACACAGCGACTCAGCTTCCCTGTCGCCCACCCGCGAGCAACAGCTGCCTCAGCAACCGCAGAGCCTACTCTCTGACACCCCGAGCCCGAGAGAGGGAGCCTTCATTCCATTGGCGCAGCAGAACGGAGTGTCGCCGAGCCCCACCTCGTCTCTCACCATCAACGGAGGCCTGCCTATGGACCTCTCCATGGAGCCCCACCTGGTCAGCCACGGGGAGTACCCACACTCGGTGGCCCATAATGGGCCTGTGTgctctcctcccctgccctcccccaGCACCACCAGCAGTAGCAGCCAAGCCCAGTTGGCTAACGCTAACCCATCTATGACCCGGCAGCAGTCCCTCCCTCAGCAGCTCAACTGTGGCCAGGGTGCTGGGGGTAACATGCCTGCCTTCCAGCCTTTCTTCTTTACCAGTACATTCCCTGTCAATGTGCAAG AGCTGGTCCTAAAGGTGCGCATCCAGAACCCCAATGCGCGGGAGAACGACTTCATCGAGGTGGAGCTGGACAGACAGGAGCTGACCTACCGCTCGCTGCTCCGGGTGTGCTGCCGCGAGCTGGACATCAGCGCCGAACACGTGGAGAAGATCCGCAAGCTGCCCAACACCATGCTACGAAAG GACAAAGACGTGGCTCGGCTGCAGGACTTCCAGGAGTTAGAGGTGGTGCTGGAGAAGGCTGAGGGCCTGGCACTCCTCTCTGGGGCAGGAGGCCTCACTGACAGACCCTGCTACAACATGAAGGCTTCCAGACTCACCTACTAG